A stretch of Cryptococcus neoformans var. neoformans JEC21 chromosome 10 sequence DNA encodes these proteins:
- a CDS encoding Extracellular elastinolytic metalloproteinase precursor, putative yields MRSSALIALLPLLATLVTARPHHHEHKHSASRTRKSLSFGPAHSHASFEVLDDAVHAIEPRGLIGEPIDVNRVAQTFLGSQLGAQEGEGFYIREDSYTDARTGVTHIFARQLLNGLEVSDGDINLNIDRDGRIISWGNSFHPGSAPSLSDIHSSSSGETEKVCATLHQQLDEHKAHLAELKGETGVWGLVKSAAQVVLGSSLPQGEVDHHEIKKVHKSMRHIENHLHAVCRQSAASTQSMLSPVEALVSLLPRLSPIDDLEDISPLDLTCTPHHTLKPKPAFAEPPTEVISGAALSKAGVVSDVSARLMYTQVSEGAPRLVWKYEVEMKDSWYEAYVDVLSGELIRVVDWASDFDIDELREKIEMMKGGKQKPLPSPPKTIKPYSYQVFPWGINDPVSGNLSVVTEPWDTVASPLGWHTFPTSANPWDVTIPGQTTNHNYTVFNTTVGNNAYAHENWEGRNNFLLNSRPINDSHIFVYDYGEPEGLAPKEYVDMVVTQLFYTANMYHDLLYRLGFDEISGNFQAYNFRLGGKGGDPVVCNAQDGSGYNNANFLTPPDGQAPRMRMYIWDTATPYRDGDLEAGIVIHEYSHGLSTRLTGGPANSGCLGYGEAGGMGEGWGDAIATLVRQVEEHKNFENGTDVFSMGAWAANTDRGIRNYKYSTNFTINPSTYKTLDKPGYWGVHAIGEVWAEFLFVLSQRLVEKYGFGTTLFPPTDTSKPNDYYTRTSEESIDAGGRSLPLVPKHGNTLAIQLIVDAMKLQPCRPSFFDARNAIIQADQILTGGENACLIWEAFAERGLGEDAAVVGQTPWGGGVRSDGFRVPKKVCGSKKA; encoded by the exons ATGCGCTCCTCCGCGCTCATCgcgcttcttcctctccttgccACTCTGGTTACTGCTCgtccccatcatcatgagCACAAGCACAGTGCATCTAGAACTCGCAAGTCATTATCCTTTGGACCTGCTCATTCTCATGCCTCCTTCGAGGTTCTTGATGATGCTGTTCATGCCATCGAGCCACGTGGCCTCATAGGCGAGCCTATCGATGTCAACCGAGTGGCTCAAACCTTCCTCGGATCTCAGCTGGGTGCCCAGGAGGGCGAAGGATTCTACATCCGAGAAGAC AGCTATACCGATGCCCGAACCGGCGTGACCCATATCTTCGCTCGTCAACTCCTCAATGGTCTTGAAGTGTCTGATGGCGATATCAACCTCAACATTGACCGTGATGGTCGAATCATATCTTGGGGTAATTCTTTCCACCCAGGATCAGCCCCTAGCCTTTCCGAcatccattcttcctcttcaggAGAAACTGAAAAGGTCTGCGCGACCCTTCACCAACAGCTTGACGAGCACAAGGCCCATTTGGCTGAGCTGAAGGGTGAGACCGGCGTCTGGGGACTTGTTAAGTCAGCCGCACAAGTTGTCCTTGGTTCTTCCTTGCCTCAGGGTGAGGTTGACCACCACGAGATCAAGAAGGTTCACAAGTCCATGAGACACATTGAAAACCACTTGCATGCCGTGTGTCGCCAGTCCGCTGCCAGCACCCAGTCTATGCTCTCACCGGTGGAAGCCCTtgtttctcttcttccccgtcTCTCTCCCATTGATGATCTCGAGGACATTTCACCTTTAGACCTAACCTGTACACCCCACCACACTCTCAAGCCCAAGCCCGCCTTTGCTGAACCTCCTACAGAGGTCATTTCTGGCGCCGCTCTTTCCAAGGCTGGCGTTGTATCTGATGTCTCTGCTCGTCTCATGTACACACAGGTCTCTGAGGGTGCTCCTCGCCTTGTCTGGAAATATGAGGTTGAGATGAAGGACAGTTGGTACGAGGCTTATGTGGATGTCCTCTCTGGCGAGCTCATTCGAGTGGTAGACTGGGCGAGTGACTTTGACATTGATGAACTCAGGGAGAAAattgagatgatgaagggcGGCAAGCAGAAGCCTTTGCCCTCTCCTCCGAAGACGATTAAGCCCTATTCTTACCAAGTCTTCCCTTGGG GTATCAATGACCCTGTTTCCGGCAACTTGTCTGTGGTGACAGAGCCTTGGGACACAGTTGCCTCTCCTCTTGGGTGGCACACGTTCCCTACCTCCGCTAACCCCTGGGACGTCACTATTCCTGGTCAGACTACGAATCACAACTACACCGTTTTCAATACTACCGTTGGTAACAACGCTTATGCTCACGAAAACTGGGAAGGCCGCAATAACTTCTTGCTCAACTCCCGACCTATCAATGACTCTCACATTTTTGTGTACGACTATGGGGAGCCGGAAGGCCTCGCTCCGAAGGAGTATGTCGACATGGTTGTCACTCAGCTCTTCTACACAGCGAATATGTACCACGATCTTCTCTACCGTCTCGGTTTCGATGAGATCTCCGGTAACTTCCAGGCTTACAACTTCAGGCTCGGTGGCAAGGGTGGCGACCCTGTCGTCTGTAATGCTCAGGACGGAAGCGGTTACAACAATGCCAACTTTTTGACTCCTCCGGATGGTCAGGCTCCTaggatgaggatgtacATTTGGGACACTGCTACTCCTTATCGAGATGGTGACCTCGAGGCTGGTATTGTCATTCACGAGTACAG CCACGGTCTCTCAACTCGTTTGACTGGTGGCCCAGCCAACTCTGGATGTCTCGGCTACGGTGAAGCCGGCGGAATGGGCGAGGGATGGGGTGATGCTATTGCTACCCTTGTCAGACAGGTTGAGGAGCATAAGAACTTCGA GAACGGCACCGACGTTTTCTCTATGGGCGCCTGGGCTGCCAACACTGACCGAGGTATTAGAAACTACAAGTACTCTACCAATTTTACGATTAATCCCTCTACGTACAAGACCTTAGACAAGCCTG GTTACTGGGGTGTTCACGCCATTGGTGAGGTATGGGCCGagttcctcttcgtcttgtCTCAGCGTCTCGTTGAAAAGTACGGTTTTGGCACCactcttttccctcctACCGATACTTCGAAGCCCAACGACTACTACACCAGGACTTCCGAAGAGTCGATTGATGCGGGTGGTCgatcccttcctcttgtcCCGAAACACGGTAATACCCTTGCCATTCAGCTCATCGTTGACGCCATGAAGCTTCAGCCCTGTAGGCCATCGTTCTTCGATGCCCGTAATGCAATCATACAGGCCGACCAAATCTTGACTGGCGGTGAGAATGCCTGTTTGATCTGGGAGGCCTTTGCCGAACGTGGTTTGGGTGAGGATGCGGCTGTTGTTGGCCAGACTCCCTGGGGTGGTGGTGTTAGGAGCGACGGTTTCAGGGTCCCCAAGAAGGTCTGCGGGTCCAAAAAGGCTTGA
- a CDS encoding expressed protein, translating into MTTTIPSSNSDTSPYTSITIPATKAPKHEDLVEAVLDSVDNITTDFIDNSSLTSTDVKNDPILSSIAQKQVQETVKNIPKGGFTAKPAPNSTYKGNAGPRMTKTAALRLGLKWEDVKPKREITEKSEEGKGTPGHKRTGLDIKVPSLAAPSVTPRSTRTSQLRTGVQLTPQSIKKDPQTMAVANKSREMEERERRRKSIARPTSLAPPSITPRQNKSSMLRTGIKSPQSVSSVSSTTQSMSLAGHSEEVNGKGGDKGVKSKLPRKSEMMPLKSLGTPSITPRLNKAALLRAPHSSHSSISYSPSPSPFKTRGHSPISSTSSNPRSSFAASGVTNRTSTRSATSKEVPASPGVGPAATKSSLLRAAQGAKVPKVVSSGV; encoded by the exons ATGACCACTACAatcccctcttccaactctgaTACTTCCCCATATACTTCCATCACTATCCCCGCCACCAAGGCACCAAAACACGAAGACCTCGTCGAAGCCGTTCTCGATTCGGTCGACAACATCACAACCGACTTCATTGACAACTCTTCGCTAACTTCTACAGATGTGAAGAATGATCCTATACTATCGTCAATTGCTCAGAAACAAGTGCAGGAGACTGTCAAAAATATACCAAAGGGAGGGTTCACGGCAAAGCCAGCTCCCAACAGCACTTACAAAGGGAATGCTGGTCCTAGAATGACCAAGACTGCGGCCTTGAGGCTGGGTTTGAAATGGGAGGATGTGAAACCTAAGAGGGAAATAACAGAGAAATCggaggaaggcaaggggACACCAGGGCATAAGAGAACAGGCCTGGATATT AAAGTACCTTCCTTGGCCGCTCCTTCAGTTACCCCTCGATCGACAAGGACGTCTCAGCTCAGGACTGGGGTGCAATTAACACCGCAGAGTATTAAAAAAGACCCTCAGACGATGGCCGTGGCCAATAAATCCCgcgaaatggaagagagagagcgTAGAAGAAAAAGCATTGCTCGGCCCACCAGCCTCGCCCCTCCGTCCATC ACACCACGACAAAACAAGTCCTCCATGCTCCGTACGGGTATCAAATCTCCGCAATCAGTCTCAAGTGTTTCTTCCACGACACAATCGATGTCTCTTGCTGGACATAGCGAGGAAGTAAACGGGAAGGGAGGCGATAAAGGGGTTAAGTCCAAGCTTCCTCGAAAATCCGAAATGATGCCACTTAAAAGTTTGGGCACACCTAGTATT ACACCAAGGTTGAATAAAGCAGCCCTGCTCCGAGCTCCTCATTCATCCCACTCCTCAATCTCATATtcgccatcgccatcaCCTTTCAAAACCAGAGGGCATAGCCCCATTAGTTCCACGTCGTCCAATCCAagatcttcttttgcaGCCTCAGGCGTAACCAACAGAACATCTACCCGGTCAGCCACAAGCAAAGAGGTGCCAGCTTCGCCTGGTGTTGGACCAGCAGCTACCAAATCGAGTCTGCTGAGAGCAGCACAAGGAGCCAAAGTACCTAAAGTTGTATCATCCGGAGTTTGA
- a CDS encoding metal ion transporter, putative — translation MSFGRPGFADVFKPSPPARGSFPLDHDGECKAFMISYLKCMKENANDNGKCRLFSKQYLECRMDKGLMARDDMANLGLGDVVDPSALPPASTQTTTAPLSNPPHVPQPPSSEHRI, via the exons ATGTCATTCGGAAGACCAGGCTTTGCAGATGTCTTCAAGCCTAGTCCCCCTGCTCGAGGCTCCTTCCCCTTAGATCATGACG GCGAATGCAAAGCCTTCATGATTTCATATCTCAAATGTATGAAGGAGAATGCCAACGATAATGGTAAATGCAGATTATTCTCCAAACAATATCTTGAATGCAGGATGGACAA AGGCCTTATGGCTCGAGACGACATGGCGAACCTTGGTTTGGGAGATGTTGTGGATCCTTCTGCCCTCCCTCCTGCTTCAACACAAACCACCACTGCTCCCCTTTCCAATCCGCCTCATgtccctcaacctccttcctccgaACATCGCATATAA